Part of the Nitrospirae bacterium CG2_30_53_67 genome, CCCCATGCAGCCTCTTCTCTCCCGTCTCATCGTCCACTTCCGAACCCCAAAGGTTATTGAAAATTACAGGAAGATCGGAGGCGGCTCACCTCTATTGAAGATCACCAGGGCACAGGCAGAGGCCCTGGAAGCGGCGCTTCGCGGGATGGGTCTCGACGCGCCGGTATTCGTGGCCATGCGGTATACAGCCCCGCGCTCGGATGATGCGGTGCGCGAAGCATTATCCCAAGGGGCAAAAACGATCCTCGCACTCCCGCTATACCCGCATTTCTCACAGGCCACCACCGGGTCGAGCCTGAGCGACCTTAACCGGGCCGCGGCCGCGGTATCTGAGGCGGTCCGCATCCAGGAGATCAAGAGTTTCTGCGATCATCCGGCCTATCTGGATGTGCTTGCCGACAAGGTCAGGCAGGGATTGAATTCCTTTTCGCCGGAACATCACGGAAAGGTAGAGGTGATCTTCTCAGCCCATGCCCTCCCGCAGAAGATGATTGATCAGGGGGATCCCTATCTTTCGGAGATTCAAAAGACCATTCAAGGTGTAGTGCAGAGGGTCGGACCCGTTTTCCATCACCTCGCCTTCCAGAGCCGGAGCGGTCCGGTTCGCTGGATGAAACCCGGAACCGATGAGGTCATCCGCGGCCTCGCCGCGCAAGGAAAGAAGGCCCTGCTCATGGTCCCCGTGAGTTTCGTCTCGGACCATATCGAGACCCTCTACGAAATCGATATCCTCTACAAGGAACTGGCCATGTCATCGGGGATTCTGGAATACAGAAGGACCGAATCCCTGAACACCGACCCCGCCTTCATCTCCGCACTCGCGAAGATTGTGATGGAAAGACTATCGTAAATTGCTTGTTTCTTTGTTTCTTGGGGTCGGACCACGGTAACCTCTTGATACTTATTGGTTCAAGCTCCAATAATAAGTGTTTTGAGCGCTTAGAACCGTATTTTCAGGGGCTAAATGAGTCCCATAAGAAACAATTGGTTCCCGAAGCTCAAATGAATCTTCCTTCTCTATAATTTTTCGCCCTTTGACTTTGAGGCCAAGTTTCTCTTTGGTCTGAAGGACAAACGCTTCACTTCCTACGGCAACGCTCTCTGTCCAACGGCTCTCACGAATATGATTTCTTTTTTGGACGGCATCTTCGATCCAGTCCTTGTATGTACGCTTCAAATCATCCTGACTGATCACATCTATCAAGCCCATTAAGCAAACACTTGCCGTGGTCCGACCCCGCAAACGAAACGACCAATTATTGCTTATGAATGATTACTTTCAAATCCGCATCAAGAAATTCCCAAAGATGAGGATGGCTTTCTACCAAGCGGGCAATATCGCCAAGGTCTTTTAGCTTTTTACTTTGTCTTCTTTCCGTATCTCGCCAGGCTTTAATTTTTCCCCGCAAGGTGTCTTCCAAAGACGCAACTCGCATCAGAATTCCATGTATGTCTGCTGGAACAGACCTATTTGGAAAATCTTTATAAAAATCTTCCGTGCTCAATTGAATGCTTACCTTGGAATGACCACGAAAATTGATTGACCATGGAAAACGTTCCGATTTAAATCCGGCCTCCTCAAGAAGCTTCTTGGCAAGTTCCACTGATTCTGTGGCAACAACAAAGTCCACATCTTGAGTGACCATGGGTTCATCGGCCCAATGATTAACAGCTATGCCTCCTATTGCGCACCATGTAAGATCTGCTCTCTCAAGACAATCAACAAAGCGCATGACATCGTCTGTGCCACCTGCCGTCTGCCAGTCATAAAATTTTTTTGGGGTCATGTTATGATCCTTGATTAAGTTTTCCGTTCACCATCGGTCCGGGTCGGACCACGTTAACTCAATGATAACCAAGAATAAACGTTCAAAATATAAGTGTTTTCAGGCCTTAGAGCCCCGCTTTCATAGGCAAAATGGAACAACATGCTCATAATAATGAAATTGGGGAGAACAAGTCAACATTTAATGTTTTGGAAGTAACCTCATTAGAGTCCTTCAGCATTCATCGTGAACATCATCTTGACCATCTATATCATCGTTGGAACATTCCTTGAAGAGCGAAAGCTCCTGTTCGAGTTCGGTGACGCCTATCGGGAATATCAAAGGAGGGTGCCCATGCTCATCCCCTTTTCGCGGATCCTATGGGAACGTTTAATAAAATCGAGGAGACACTGAGGATCTGCCTTTTTATATTTAAGGTTCTTCTCCTCTACGAGCCATCGG contains:
- a CDS encoding ferrochelatase; this translates as PMQPLLSRLIVHFRTPKVIENYRKIGGGSPLLKITRAQAEALEAALRGMGLDAPVFVAMRYTAPRSDDAVREALSQGAKTILALPLYPHFSQATTGSSLSDLNRAAAAVSEAVRIQEIKSFCDHPAYLDVLADKVRQGLNSFSPEHHGKVEVIFSAHALPQKMIDQGDPYLSEIQKTIQGVVQRVGPVFHHLAFQSRSGPVRWMKPGTDEVIRGLAAQGKKALLMVPVSFVSDHIETLYEIDILYKELAMSSGILEYRRTESLNTDPAFISALAKIVMERLS